From one Chryseobacterium sp. 3008163 genomic stretch:
- a CDS encoding endonuclease, whose protein sequence is MKKILLPIFLISSYAFAQIPAGYYDGTTDLTGYTLKSKVHEIISANNVNWHYSDLPNYYNQTDLDKYYDHGTSNTSFLLDIYSEIPLGPDAYEYTSANLLSGAGAAEGLGYNREHAVPQSTFNSNYPMYSDLHFVIPTDARINNLRSNYPYGIGNSTVHHTFSNTSRIANSAIPNYVYTNRVYEPINEFKGDIARMLLYFGVRYEDKLPSFNYSTNINPAVDRSALDGTAERAFDPAYITMLLQWHQQDPVSQREIDRNNAVYNIQKNRNPFVDNPQWVNTIWTQTPDAIAPQAPLNLNSTQAGAYFTNLTWSSSTSTDVIGYNIYQNGTYLTTTKSNSIIIDHLNPSTSYSFTVRAYDNAYLQSADSNTISISTLATDVNSKDLFVVKYIEGTDNNKAIEIVNKTGHEVDLNNYSIRVQFYNSSSPTPTYYYGNSFELEGKIPNNETFIILNPKATLSCVTNNEADFLTAGDALNFSGTQYVELAYKSSTVDAIGMKAVQNNNANLSLYRKPTVTQPSTTFNSGDWDSYAANYCQNLGVLSTSEDQYVDTEEFKIYPNPVRDYIYVKGSLQKIDEAQILDFSGKLIFTEKKPFKNKENISVGNLQSGNYLLKLDGKIYPFIKK, encoded by the coding sequence ATGAAAAAAATTTTACTTCCTATATTTTTAATTTCATCATATGCTTTTGCACAAATTCCTGCAGGATATTATGATGGAACTACAGACTTGACAGGATATACCTTGAAAAGTAAAGTACACGAAATCATCTCAGCAAATAACGTGAACTGGCATTATAGCGATTTGCCCAACTATTACAACCAAACAGATTTAGATAAATATTATGATCATGGTACAAGTAATACTAGCTTTTTATTAGATATTTACTCAGAAATTCCTTTGGGACCAGATGCTTACGAATATACATCGGCAAACTTACTTTCTGGCGCAGGCGCTGCTGAAGGTCTTGGTTACAACAGAGAGCATGCGGTTCCTCAGAGTACATTTAACAGTAATTATCCTATGTATTCTGATCTTCATTTTGTGATTCCTACCGATGCCAGAATCAATAATTTACGTAGCAACTATCCATACGGAATAGGGAACTCGACCGTTCACCATACTTTTTCTAATACTTCGAGAATAGCTAACAGCGCAATTCCGAATTACGTATATACCAATAGAGTGTATGAACCCATTAACGAGTTTAAAGGTGATATCGCAAGAATGTTGCTGTATTTTGGGGTAAGATATGAAGATAAATTACCTTCATTCAATTATTCAACCAACATAAACCCTGCAGTAGACCGCTCTGCACTAGACGGCACTGCCGAACGTGCTTTTGATCCTGCCTACATCACCATGTTATTGCAGTGGCATCAGCAAGATCCTGTTTCGCAAAGAGAAATAGACAGAAATAATGCAGTATATAATATTCAGAAAAACAGAAATCCTTTTGTCGACAATCCTCAATGGGTAAATACTATCTGGACGCAAACTCCGGATGCTATCGCTCCGCAAGCGCCTTTGAATTTAAACTCTACGCAAGCAGGAGCCTATTTTACAAATTTAACATGGTCATCGAGTACCAGCACTGACGTTATCGGATATAACATTTATCAAAATGGAACGTATCTAACTACCACAAAATCAAACTCGATTATTATTGATCATTTAAATCCATCAACCTCATATTCATTCACAGTTCGGGCATACGACAATGCTTACTTACAATCAGCAGATAGCAATACAATTTCGATATCAACTTTAGCCACAGACGTAAATTCTAAAGATCTTTTCGTCGTTAAATACATTGAAGGAACAGATAATAACAAAGCAATAGAAATTGTAAACAAAACGGGACATGAAGTTGATCTAAACAATTATAGCATCAGAGTTCAGTTTTACAATAGCAGTTCTCCAACACCTACTTATTACTATGGAAATAGTTTTGAATTGGAAGGAAAAATTCCAAATAATGAAACTTTTATCATTCTTAATCCAAAAGCGACACTTTCCTGTGTAACAAATAATGAAGCAGATTTCCTGACAGCTGGTGATGCTTTGAATTTTTCGGGAACTCAATATGTGGAATTAGCATACAAATCTTCAACAGTGGATGCAATTGGAATGAAGGCGGTACAAAACAATAATGCAAATCTTTCTTTGTACAGAAAGCCTACCGTAACACAGCCGAGTACAACTTTCAACAGTGGAGATTGGGACTCTTATGCAGCAAACTACTGTCAAAATTTAGGTGTACTTTCTACTTCAGAAGACCAATATGTTGATACTGAAGAATTTAAAATTTATCCGAATCCGGTTCGTGATTATATTTATGTGAAAGGAAGTTTGCAAAAAATTGATGAAGCGCAGATTTTAGATTTTTCAGGGAAATTAATTTTTACAGAGAAAAAACCTTTTAAAAACAAAGAAAATATTTCTGTAGGGAATTTACAGTCAGGAAATTATCTGCTTAAATTAGACGGAAAAATCTACCCGTTTATTAAGAAATAA
- a CDS encoding acyl-CoA dehydrogenase family protein, producing MNTETINNIKMIAETAKEFAEKNIRPNIMEWDESQTFPKELFHQLGDMGFMGIVIPEQYGGSGLGYHEYVTILDEISQVDPSIGLSVAAHNSLCTNHIYEFGNEEQRMKWLPQLATGKVIGAWGLTEHNTGSDSGGMSTTAVKDGDEWVVNGAKNFITHAISGDIAVVMTRTGEIGAKNNSTAFVLEKGMAGFTSGKKENKLGMRASETAELIFDNVRVPDSHRLGEVGEGFKQAMKILDGGRISIAALSLGTARGAYKAALKYAQERKQFGKAISEFQAINFMLADMATEIDASELLIQRASTLKNAKQKMTKEGAMAKLYASEACVRISNNAVQIFGGYGYTKDFPAEKFYRDSKLCTIGEGTSEIQRLVIGREITK from the coding sequence ATGAATACAGAAACTATCAACAACATTAAAATGATAGCTGAAACAGCAAAAGAATTTGCTGAGAAAAATATCAGACCCAATATTATGGAATGGGACGAAAGTCAGACTTTTCCTAAAGAATTATTTCATCAATTAGGTGATATGGGTTTCATGGGAATCGTAATTCCTGAGCAGTATGGTGGTTCTGGATTGGGATATCATGAGTATGTGACCATTTTGGACGAAATTTCTCAGGTTGATCCGTCAATCGGACTTTCTGTTGCAGCTCACAATTCATTATGCACCAATCATATTTATGAATTCGGAAACGAAGAGCAAAGAATGAAATGGCTTCCTCAGCTAGCTACTGGAAAAGTAATTGGAGCTTGGGGATTGACAGAGCACAATACAGGATCTGATTCTGGCGGAATGTCTACAACTGCTGTTAAAGATGGTGACGAATGGGTAGTCAATGGAGCTAAAAACTTTATCACTCATGCAATTTCAGGAGATATCGCTGTTGTGATGACGAGAACAGGTGAAATTGGAGCTAAAAATAATTCAACCGCTTTCGTTCTTGAAAAAGGTATGGCTGGTTTTACTTCTGGGAAAAAAGAAAATAAATTAGGAATGCGTGCTTCAGAAACTGCAGAACTTATTTTTGATAATGTTCGTGTACCAGATTCTCACCGTTTGGGAGAAGTTGGTGAAGGTTTTAAGCAGGCAATGAAAATATTAGATGGAGGTAGAATTTCTATCGCTGCTTTAAGTCTAGGAACTGCAAGAGGAGCTTATAAAGCTGCTTTAAAATACGCTCAGGAAAGAAAACAGTTTGGGAAAGCAATTTCTGAATTTCAAGCAATCAACTTCATGTTGGCAGATATGGCTACGGAAATCGACGCTTCAGAATTGTTGATTCAAAGAGCTTCTACATTGAAAAATGCTAAGCAAAAGATGACAAAAGAAGGTGCAATGGCAAAATTGTACGCATCTGAAGCTTGTGTTAGAATTTCTAATAACGCTGTACAGATTTTCGGAGGTTACGGTTACACAAAAGACTTCCCTGCTGAGAAATTCTACAGAGATTCTAAACTATGTACCATTGGAGAAGGAACTTCTGAAATCCAAAGATTGGTTATCGGCAGAGAAATTACAAAGTAA
- a CDS encoding DinB family protein — translation MIKKILLDEFLHEAESTRKLLKAIPDSALDFKPSEINWTTAQLASHISEVYNWYDVTFNKDVLDMGTYQYDKGDISKAENIVAKFEENVANAQQAIEKWDENTMMNEWKMEMDGNSIFPPMPKIQVIRSFLYNHLYHHRGELIVYLRSTGNKVPGMYGPTADDQM, via the coding sequence ATGATAAAAAAAATATTATTAGACGAATTTTTGCATGAAGCAGAGAGCACGAGAAAACTTTTAAAAGCAATTCCGGACAGTGCTTTGGATTTTAAACCATCTGAAATCAATTGGACTACGGCCCAGTTGGCTTCTCATATTTCTGAAGTTTACAATTGGTATGATGTTACTTTTAATAAAGACGTTTTGGATATGGGCACATACCAATACGATAAAGGTGACATTTCTAAGGCAGAAAATATTGTAGCAAAGTTCGAAGAGAATGTTGCGAATGCACAGCAAGCTATAGAAAAATGGGATGAAAATACGATGATGAATGAATGGAAAATGGAAATGGACGGCAATTCGATCTTTCCTCCAATGCCAAAAATTCAGGTAATTCGTTCGTTTTTGTACAACCATCTGTATCATCACCGAGGTGAACTGATTGTTTACCTAAGGTCTACAGGAAATAAAGTTCCTGGGATGTACGGACCAACTGCCGACGATCAAATGTAA
- a CDS encoding reprolysin-like metallopeptidase yields the protein MKKQLFVIGMLFISGISFAQTDRLWSEASSKTNSEVLENKTNILNPKIYQLDINGLKNALAKAPKRLASGAKSEIIISFPNSDGKLENFKVRENSNFDPQLAAKYPDIKSYVGEGLEDPNSTVYFSISPLGLSSMEIYGDKSAVFIEPYTKDLSSYVVYKKSDKKDNLNTFECTVIDVAQKGISSTTLAARPNADDAKLRTFRLALSSTGEYTTYFGGTKALALAAMNNTMTRVNGVFEKDFAARMVLIANNDAVIYTSASSDPYSAAAQMSNWNSQLQSTLTSVIGEANYDVGHLFGASGGGGNAGCIGCVCVNGSKGSGYTSPSDGIPSGDNFDIDYVAHELGHQFGGNHTFSHGNEGTGVNMEPGSGSTIMGYAGITAQDIQPHSDSFFHAISIQQITNNIKAKTCPVSTSTGNSIPTADAGLDYTIPKSTPFMLTGTGTDANGDSLTYIWEQVDNASSSQTGASSAASATKATGPTFRSWTPTTTPVRYFPRMASVLAGATTTAGSEINVEALSSVARALNFRFTVRDNRAGGSGNNSDDAKVTVNATAGPFIITSQGTATTYAGGSSQNITWNVAGTTANGVNAANVDILWSTNSGTTWTTLLAGTPNDGSQAVVIPNVTTTTGRIMVKGSNHIFFDVNNANISVNAGSGSTDTVAPTAPTLSASGTTSTTTNLSWSGATDAVGVTGYDVYQGSSLIGNTASTTYTVTSLTPSTMYSFTVRAKDAAGNVSTASNTATVTTLAGSTVTYCTATATNTADERIGNVTFGSINNTSTGTAGYENFTSISTNVTTGTANAISITPVWTSTKYNEAYAVYIDYNKDGDFTDSGELVWTKTGSQTTPVTESITIPSTATLGSTRMRVMMQYNSVPSSSCGSYTYGQVEDYTLNILSPGRGNDFDVKNVLTDIKLYPNPVRDILNISNTNAEDYKIFDMGGKLINSGKLERGTVNVSSLTAGAYTIQIGEISKRFIKN from the coding sequence ATGAAAAAACAACTATTTGTGATTGGAATGCTTTTTATCTCAGGCATTTCTTTCGCTCAGACTGATCGACTATGGTCTGAAGCTTCTTCAAAAACAAACTCAGAAGTTTTAGAAAACAAAACAAACATTCTTAATCCTAAAATTTATCAGCTTGATATCAATGGATTAAAAAACGCTCTTGCTAAAGCCCCAAAAAGATTAGCTTCGGGAGCAAAATCAGAAATTATTATTTCGTTTCCAAATTCTGACGGAAAATTAGAGAACTTTAAAGTAAGAGAAAATTCAAATTTTGATCCTCAGCTTGCGGCAAAATATCCGGATATTAAATCTTACGTTGGCGAAGGTCTTGAAGATCCTAACTCTACGGTTTACTTCAGTATTTCTCCTCTGGGACTCTCTTCAATGGAAATTTATGGTGACAAATCGGCTGTTTTTATTGAACCTTACACAAAAGATCTTTCTTCTTATGTAGTCTATAAGAAATCTGATAAAAAAGATAACTTAAATACTTTTGAATGCACTGTTATCGATGTTGCTCAAAAAGGAATCAGCAGCACTACTCTTGCAGCAAGACCAAACGCAGATGATGCTAAATTAAGAACATTCCGATTGGCGCTTTCTTCAACAGGTGAATACACAACTTATTTTGGAGGAACAAAAGCACTCGCTTTAGCTGCAATGAATAATACGATGACCCGAGTAAACGGTGTTTTTGAAAAAGATTTTGCAGCAAGAATGGTTTTAATAGCCAATAATGATGCGGTAATTTATACAAGTGCGTCTTCAGATCCTTATTCTGCTGCTGCACAAATGAGCAACTGGAATTCTCAGCTTCAGTCAACTTTAACATCAGTTATTGGTGAAGCAAATTATGATGTAGGGCATTTATTTGGAGCTTCAGGAGGTGGCGGAAATGCTGGCTGTATTGGATGCGTTTGTGTAAATGGTTCGAAAGGTAGCGGATATACTTCCCCATCAGACGGAATCCCATCGGGTGATAATTTTGATATTGATTATGTTGCGCACGAATTAGGTCACCAATTTGGTGGTAATCACACTTTTTCACACGGAAATGAAGGAACCGGCGTGAATATGGAACCGGGCTCAGGCTCAACAATCATGGGTTATGCCGGAATTACGGCTCAGGATATTCAGCCGCATTCAGATTCTTTCTTTCATGCGATAAGTATTCAACAGATTACGAATAATATTAAAGCTAAAACCTGTCCGGTAAGCACTTCTACAGGAAATTCAATTCCAACAGCAGATGCTGGTTTAGATTATACCATTCCGAAAAGCACACCATTTATGCTGACAGGAACGGGAACTGATGCAAATGGAGATTCTTTAACCTATATCTGGGAGCAAGTTGACAACGCTTCATCTTCTCAAACAGGAGCAAGTTCTGCAGCAAGCGCAACAAAAGCAACAGGACCAACATTCAGATCTTGGACACCAACGACAACTCCTGTAAGATATTTCCCAAGAATGGCTTCTGTTTTAGCAGGTGCAACAACCACAGCTGGTTCAGAAATCAATGTCGAAGCACTTTCTTCTGTAGCAAGAGCTTTAAATTTCAGATTTACAGTTCGTGATAACAGAGCCGGAGGTTCCGGAAACAATTCTGACGATGCTAAAGTTACCGTGAATGCAACTGCAGGACCCTTCATTATTACTTCACAAGGTACAGCGACAACTTACGCAGGAGGAAGCTCACAAAACATAACCTGGAACGTAGCCGGAACAACTGCAAATGGTGTCAACGCAGCCAATGTAGATATTCTTTGGTCGACAAATTCTGGGACAACTTGGACTACTTTGTTGGCTGGAACTCCGAATGACGGTTCTCAAGCGGTAGTAATTCCGAATGTTACGACAACAACAGGAAGAATTATGGTAAAAGGAAGCAATCATATTTTCTTTGATGTCAATAATGCTAATATTTCAGTAAATGCAGGATCCGGAAGCACAGATACAGTTGCTCCTACTGCTCCTACTCTTTCAGCCTCAGGAACAACTTCTACAACCACCAATCTTTCTTGGTCTGGCGCAACAGATGCTGTAGGTGTTACTGGTTATGATGTTTATCAGGGTTCTTCATTGATTGGAAATACTGCTTCTACAACGTATACTGTAACGAGTTTGACTCCTTCTACAATGTATAGCTTTACTGTACGAGCTAAAGATGCAGCAGGAAATGTTTCTACAGCAAGCAATACGGCAACAGTAACTACTCTTGCGGGAAGCACTGTTACTTATTGTACAGCAACCGCTACGAATACTGCAGATGAAAGAATTGGAAATGTAACATTTGGAAGCATCAATAATACTTCAACAGGAACTGCTGGATACGAAAACTTCACTTCTATTTCAACAAATGTAACCACAGGAACTGCAAATGCAATTTCTATCACTCCGGTTTGGACGTCAACTAAATATAATGAAGCGTACGCAGTTTACATTGATTATAATAAAGACGGTGATTTTACAGACAGCGGAGAATTGGTTTGGACAAAAACAGGTTCGCAAACTACTCCTGTAACAGAATCAATCACGATTCCTTCAACAGCAACTTTAGGAAGTACGAGAATGAGAGTAATGATGCAGTACAATTCTGTTCCTTCATCATCTTGCGGATCTTACACTTACGGACAGGTTGAAGATTATACTTTAAATATTCTTTCACCAGGAAGAGGAAATGATTTTGATGTCAAAAATGTATTGACTGATATTAAATTATATCCAAATCCTGTAAGAGATATTTTAAATATTTCAAATACGAACGCAGAGGATTATAAAATCTTCGATATGGGTGGAAAACTAATCAACTCAGGAAAACTCGAAAGAGGCACAGTGAATGTAAGCAGCCTTACCGCAGGAGCATACACAATCCAGATTGGTGAAATCTCAAAAAGATTTATCAAAAATTAA
- a CDS encoding nucleoside triphosphate pyrophosphohydrolase family protein — MDKIDSLNQVAEFHTTFKAPILETPQIPSQERCNLRVELLQEELNELKQAIEDKNLVEIADALCDLQYVLSGAVLEFGLGDKFVELFNEVQRSNMSKACDNEEQANETVEFYAAKEVESFYEKSGEKFNIYRKADHKVLKNKYYSPADLKTIIEN; from the coding sequence ATGGATAAAATTGACAGTCTGAACCAAGTAGCAGAATTCCACACCACTTTCAAAGCTCCTATTTTGGAGACTCCACAAATTCCTTCTCAGGAAAGATGTAATCTGAGAGTTGAGCTTTTACAGGAAGAATTAAATGAACTGAAACAAGCAATTGAAGATAAAAATTTAGTAGAAATAGCTGATGCATTATGCGATTTGCAATATGTTCTAAGCGGTGCGGTGTTAGAGTTTGGATTAGGTGATAAATTTGTAGAACTGTTCAATGAAGTTCAGCGTTCAAATATGTCGAAAGCTTGCGACAATGAAGAACAGGCAAACGAAACAGTAGAATTTTACGCTGCAAAAGAGGTTGAATCTTTCTATGAAAAATCCGGAGAAAAATTCAATATATACAGAAAGGCAGATCATAAAGTATTGAAAAACAAATACTACTCTCCTGCCGATTTAAAAACAATTATCGAAAATTAA
- a CDS encoding TlpA family protein disulfide reductase, which translates to MKKIITKILAVSMISLAVQEFSAQKVVVNREVETTNDGKMLLGNQLKEQFVKEPYSEWYTKEFNEYALDQKAVGELKKNKINSYNLIVFMGTWCEDSHRDFPRLMKILEEVKYPDSRLTIIAVNRKKESPTGDESKYNIQKVPTIIVEKYGKEIGRIIEMPTTGYIERDLVEILKKDDQSVIKEIFKKEN; encoded by the coding sequence ATGAAGAAAATTATTACCAAGATATTGGCAGTTTCAATGATTTCATTGGCTGTTCAGGAGTTTAGCGCTCAGAAAGTAGTTGTCAATCGCGAGGTTGAAACAACAAACGACGGCAAAATGCTCTTGGGAAACCAATTAAAAGAGCAGTTTGTAAAAGAACCTTATTCTGAATGGTATACCAAAGAATTCAACGAGTATGCCCTAGATCAAAAAGCTGTTGGGGAATTAAAGAAAAACAAAATCAATTCTTACAATCTGATCGTTTTCATGGGAACATGGTGTGAAGATTCTCACAGAGATTTTCCAAGATTGATGAAGATTTTGGAAGAAGTAAAATATCCTGACAGCAGATTGACAATCATTGCGGTTAACCGTAAGAAAGAATCTCCTACCGGCGACGAATCAAAATATAACATCCAGAAGGTCCCAACCATCATCGTTGAAAAATATGGCAAGGAAATTGGAAGAATTATTGAAATGCCGACTACAGGATACATCGAAAGAGATCTTGTGGAAATCTTAAAGAAAGATGACCAATCGGTGATCAAAGAAATATTTAAAAAAGAAAATTGA
- a CDS encoding DUF4230 domain-containing protein → MRNLKLVLPFVAGILLMLILFFSFRSCLKISEKTEKSDYYILTNQISKMNKMVVLEQDFSAMQKTKFGYEFFGKEMTSNSVITYTKTNAQVSYDLNKMKMEVDSVNKKLIITDLPNADIRITPSVEIQSLDDSFINRISEKDIKTVQQKAKQTAINSVDQNKLRSEGKQQLMENLNNIFVLAKALNYTIEDKTGQLGVLGL, encoded by the coding sequence TTGAGAAATTTAAAACTTGTTCTTCCATTTGTTGCAGGAATACTCCTGATGTTAATTCTGTTTTTTAGTTTCAGATCTTGTTTAAAAATAAGTGAGAAAACTGAGAAATCTGACTACTATATTTTGACCAATCAAATCTCGAAGATGAATAAGATGGTCGTTTTGGAGCAGGATTTTTCTGCGATGCAGAAAACAAAATTCGGCTACGAATTTTTTGGGAAGGAAATGACAAGCAATAGCGTTATTACTTACACTAAAACCAATGCGCAGGTTTCCTATGATTTAAATAAGATGAAAATGGAAGTCGATTCTGTGAATAAAAAACTGATTATCACAGATCTTCCTAATGCGGATATCAGAATCACTCCAAGTGTGGAAATTCAGTCATTGGATGATTCTTTTATCAACAGAATTTCCGAAAAAGATATTAAAACTGTTCAGCAAAAGGCGAAACAAACGGCGATCAATTCTGTAGATCAAAACAAACTGAGAAGTGAAGGTAAACAGCAATTGATGGAAAATCTGAACAATATTTTCGTTTTGGCAAAGGCTTTGAACTATACGATAGAAGATAAAACCGGACAACTCGGTGTTCTTGGACTCTAA
- the thrS gene encoding threonine--tRNA ligase gives MIKITLPDNSVREFEGEVTPLDVAKSISEGLARNTISAVVNGTQVEVTTPITTDSTVQLLTWNDDLGKKAFWHSSAHLLAQAILEFYPNAQLTIGPAIESGFYYDVDFGDEVLSEKDFEKIEKKVLENAKKASTFSLYPVSKAEALKTYADNPYKVELISNLNDGEITFVTHDNFTDLCRGGHIPNTGIVKAVKILNAAGAYWRGNEKNPQLTRVYGISFPKQKELTEYLELLEEAKRRDHRKLGKELGIFAFSEKVGAGLPLWLPKGTALRKKLENFLSDAQKKGGYEFVMTPHIGAKELYVTSGHWDKYGADSFQPIKTPNEGEEFMLKPMNCPHHCEIYKTSQWSYRDLPKRYAEFGTVYRYEQSGELHGLTRVRGFTQDDAHLFCTPDQLMDEFKKTIDLVLYVFGSLGFADFTAQISLRDPDNKEKYIGSDENWEKAENAIVTAAKEKGLNTVTEYGEAAFYGPKLDFMVKDALGRKWQLGTIQVDYNLPERFDLTYIGSDNEKHRPIMIHRAPFGSMERFIAILLENTAGDFPLWLSPDQFTILPISEKYVDYAKKVSEFLEIHDISGLIDERNEKTGKKIRDAELKKIPFMLVVGENEERDGTISVRRRGEGDLGVMSMDEFAAYFKKEAKI, from the coding sequence ATGATAAAAATTACACTTCCAGACAATAGCGTCAGAGAATTTGAGGGAGAAGTCACTCCGTTGGATGTGGCAAAATCTATAAGCGAGGGATTGGCTAGAAATACCATTTCCGCAGTTGTAAACGGCACACAAGTCGAAGTTACCACGCCTATTACCACAGATTCTACAGTACAGCTTTTGACATGGAATGATGATCTTGGTAAGAAAGCTTTCTGGCATTCTTCTGCCCATCTTTTGGCGCAGGCTATCCTTGAATTTTATCCTAACGCTCAATTAACAATTGGTCCGGCAATCGAAAGCGGATTTTATTATGACGTAGATTTCGGTGACGAAGTTTTGTCTGAAAAAGATTTTGAGAAAATTGAAAAGAAAGTTTTAGAAAACGCTAAAAAAGCTTCAACATTCTCTCTGTACCCTGTTTCTAAAGCTGAAGCTTTAAAAACTTACGCAGACAATCCTTATAAAGTAGAATTGATTTCTAATCTTAATGATGGTGAAATCACTTTTGTAACGCACGATAACTTCACAGACCTTTGTCGTGGTGGTCACATTCCAAACACTGGAATTGTGAAAGCGGTAAAGATTTTGAATGCTGCTGGTGCATACTGGAGAGGAAACGAGAAAAATCCTCAATTAACAAGAGTGTACGGTATTTCTTTCCCGAAACAGAAAGAATTGACTGAATATCTTGAGCTATTAGAGGAAGCTAAAAGAAGAGATCATAGAAAATTAGGTAAAGAATTAGGAATTTTTGCTTTCTCAGAAAAAGTAGGTGCAGGTTTACCACTTTGGTTGCCAAAAGGTACTGCTTTGAGAAAAAAATTAGAAAATTTCCTTTCTGATGCTCAGAAAAAAGGAGGCTACGAATTTGTAATGACACCACATATTGGTGCAAAAGAATTGTATGTAACTTCCGGACACTGGGATAAATATGGAGCAGACAGTTTCCAACCGATCAAAACTCCGAATGAAGGAGAAGAATTCATGCTGAAACCGATGAACTGTCCTCACCACTGTGAAATCTACAAAACTTCTCAATGGAGCTACAGAGATTTGCCAAAAAGATATGCAGAATTCGGAACTGTTTATAGATATGAGCAAAGTGGTGAACTTCACGGCTTGACAAGAGTTCGTGGATTTACCCAAGATGACGCTCACCTTTTCTGTACTCCGGATCAGCTGATGGATGAGTTTAAGAAAACAATTGATTTGGTTCTTTATGTTTTTGGTTCACTTGGGTTTGCTGATTTTACTGCTCAGATTTCATTAAGAGATCCTGATAATAAAGAAAAGTATATTGGTTCTGATGAAAACTGGGAAAAAGCAGAAAACGCAATCGTTACTGCAGCAAAAGAAAAAGGATTAAACACAGTTACAGAATATGGTGAAGCTGCATTTTATGGTCCTAAATTAGATTTCATGGTGAAAGATGCTTTAGGAAGAAAATGGCAGTTAGGAACTATTCAGGTAGATTACAATTTACCGGAAAGATTCGACCTTACTTATATCGGAAGTGATAATGAAAAGCACAGACCGATTATGATTCACAGAGCACCTTTTGGTTCTATGGAACGTTTTATTGCGATCTTATTAGAAAATACTGCCGGAGATTTTCCATTGTGGTTGAGCCCAGATCAGTTTACGATATTGCCAATCAGTGAAAAATATGTAGATTATGCTAAAAAAGTTTCAGAATTTTTAGAAATTCACGATATTAGCGGATTGATTGACGAGCGAAACGAAAAAACGGGTAAAAAAATCCGTGATGCGGAATTGAAAAAGATTCCTTTCATGCTTGTAGTGGGAGAAAATGAAGAAAGAGATGGCACAATTTCTGTACGTAGACGTGGAGAAGGCGATCTTGGAGTAATGAGCATGGATGAGTTTGCAGCGTACTTCAAAAAAGAAGCAAAAATATAG
- the infC gene encoding translation initiation factor IF-3 — protein sequence MINDKIRVRELRLVGDNVEAGIFPIDKARQIAKEQELDLVVISDKAEPFIARILDYKKFLYEQKKKTKELKAKQIKVVVKEIRFGPQTDEHDYDFKKKHAEKFLEEGSKLKTYVFFKGRSIIFKDQGEILLLKLAQELEHVGKVDQLPKLEGKRMIMMMSPKKPAK from the coding sequence ATGATAAACGATAAGATTCGCGTAAGAGAACTTCGTTTAGTGGGCGACAACGTAGAAGCGGGAATTTTCCCAATTGACAAAGCGAGACAAATTGCCAAAGAACAAGAGCTAGATTTGGTCGTGATTTCAGACAAAGCTGAACCTTTCATTGCGAGGATATTAGACTATAAAAAGTTTTTGTACGAGCAAAAGAAAAAAACAAAAGAACTTAAAGCAAAACAAATCAAAGTGGTTGTTAAAGAGATCCGTTTCGGACCTCAGACTGACGAGCACGATTATGATTTTAAGAAAAAACATGCTGAAAAGTTCTTAGAAGAAGGTTCAAAATTGAAAACCTACGTATTTTTCAAAGGACGTTCTATTATCTTTAAAGATCAGGGTGAAATTTTGCTTCTTAAACTGGCTCAGGAACTTGAGCACGTTGGGAAAGTAGATCAATTACCTAAACTTGAAGGTAAGAGAATGATTATGATGATGAGTCCTAAAAAACCAGCTAAATAA
- the rpmI gene encoding 50S ribosomal protein L35 produces MPKLKTKSGAKKRFKLTGTGKIKRKNAFKSHILTKKETKQKRNLTTTSYVAKVDEKGVKRQLAIK; encoded by the coding sequence ATGCCAAAATTAAAAACGAAATCAGGTGCTAAGAAGCGTTTTAAACTTACCGGAACTGGTAAGATTAAAAGAAAAAATGCTTTCAAAAGCCACATCTTAACTAAAAAAGAAACTAAGCAGAAGAGAAATCTTACTACTACTTCTTATGTTGCGAAAGTGGATGAGAAAGGCGTTAAACGTCAATTAGCAATTAAGTAG